In Cupriavidus basilensis, one genomic interval encodes:
- a CDS encoding ATP-dependent Clp protease ATP-binding subunit: MPDLCDICNARPAVARVTVMEHGARRTLSICDYHYRQMLRHQNMLNPFDSLLSGASGLSHLFGGMGGEADDAGSFSAEVPRESVDATDAFSEQTLELLQRAGEKAHELRRAELDTEHLLYVLADNDIAGALLKELKISAQDIKTYIDEHARTGEASPDAPLERMTISPRLKKAFQFAFQASQELGHSYVGPEHLLIGLAAVPESIAGALLKKYGVTPEGLRQKVVKVVGKGAEDGRLEGGTGTPNLDKFGRDLTALARQGKLDPVLGRAQEIESTIEVLARRKKNNPVLIGEPGVGKTAIVEGLAQRIVNGDVPEVLRDKRLVEVNINAMVAGAKYRGEFEERAQKLIEEVTAKQDSLILFVDELHTIVGAGQGGGEGGLDIANVLKPALARGELSLIGATTLNEYQKYIEKDAALERRFQPVLVPEPSVEQTIVILRGLRDKLEAHHQVTFSDDAFVAAAEFADRYITSRFLPDKAIDLIDQAAARVRIGATSRPAAIQEMEAEAAQLKREQDYSSSRKRFDEAKRFEERIGEKQKQLDEAMEAWQRKTGSETLEVTVATVAEVVSRLTGIPVAELTQAERQKLLAMEARLRERVVGQDDAVIAVSDAVRLSRAGLGQTHRPIATLLFLGPTGVGKTELAKALAETVFGDEQAIIRIDMSEYMERHAVARLIGAPPGYVGYEEGGQLTERVRRRPYSVILLDEIEKAHADVYNVLLQVFDDGRLTDGKGRVVDFSNTILIATSNLGAAIIMENLGRPEAARKPDKAVREALMDVLKGHFRPEFLNRIDEIIVFNALAKENIRAIVHIQLDRIVRTAAAQDITLSFGEALVDHLVDVGYQPEFGARELKRQIRQIIETRLAKEILGDALKPGDSATIDYDKDSGEIRFDKRQAEPKAKGTSPPDGTTSKETDPERRAGSKPKKSAA; this comes from the coding sequence ATGCCAGACCTTTGCGATATCTGTAATGCACGCCCCGCCGTTGCCCGTGTCACCGTGATGGAGCACGGCGCGCGCAGGACACTCTCAATCTGTGACTATCACTACCGGCAGATGTTGCGGCACCAGAACATGCTGAACCCGTTCGACTCGCTGTTGAGCGGAGCAAGCGGGCTGTCCCATCTGTTCGGGGGCATGGGCGGCGAGGCCGACGATGCGGGCTCGTTCTCCGCCGAGGTGCCGCGCGAATCGGTCGATGCCACGGACGCCTTCAGCGAGCAGACGCTGGAACTGTTGCAGCGCGCGGGAGAAAAGGCGCACGAGTTGCGCCGCGCCGAGCTCGACACGGAGCATCTTCTGTACGTGCTTGCCGACAACGACATTGCCGGCGCGCTGCTCAAGGAACTCAAGATCTCGGCGCAGGACATCAAGACCTACATCGATGAGCATGCCCGCACAGGGGAAGCGTCCCCCGACGCGCCGCTCGAGCGGATGACGATCTCGCCGCGTTTGAAGAAGGCCTTTCAGTTTGCCTTCCAGGCGTCGCAAGAACTGGGCCACTCGTACGTCGGGCCCGAGCATCTGCTGATCGGTCTTGCCGCGGTGCCCGAGAGCATCGCGGGAGCCCTGCTCAAGAAGTATGGCGTGACACCGGAAGGCTTGCGCCAGAAGGTCGTCAAGGTGGTGGGGAAGGGCGCGGAGGACGGCCGCCTCGAAGGCGGCACAGGCACGCCCAACCTGGACAAGTTTGGCCGCGATCTCACCGCCCTGGCGCGCCAGGGCAAGCTCGATCCGGTGCTGGGGCGCGCACAGGAAATCGAGAGCACGATCGAGGTGCTTGCCCGGCGCAAGAAGAACAATCCCGTGCTGATCGGTGAGCCGGGCGTCGGCAAGACAGCCATCGTGGAAGGACTGGCACAGCGGATCGTCAACGGCGACGTGCCGGAGGTCCTGCGCGACAAGCGGCTCGTCGAAGTGAATATCAACGCGATGGTTGCGGGAGCGAAGTACCGCGGCGAATTCGAGGAGCGCGCGCAAAAGCTGATCGAGGAGGTCACCGCGAAGCAGGACTCGTTGATCCTGTTCGTGGACGAGTTGCACACGATCGTCGGGGCCGGGCAGGGCGGGGGCGAGGGCGGTCTCGACATCGCCAATGTGCTCAAGCCAGCGCTGGCGCGCGGCGAGCTCAGCCTGATCGGCGCAACGACACTGAATGAATACCAGAAGTACATCGAGAAGGACGCGGCGCTCGAGCGGCGCTTTCAGCCGGTCCTTGTGCCGGAACCGAGCGTCGAGCAGACCATCGTGATCCTGCGCGGCTTGCGTGACAAGCTGGAGGCGCATCACCAGGTCACCTTCTCCGACGACGCCTTTGTCGCGGCCGCCGAGTTCGCGGATCGCTACATCACGTCGCGCTTCCTGCCCGACAAGGCGATCGACCTGATCGACCAGGCCGCGGCACGGGTGCGGATCGGCGCGACATCCCGTCCGGCCGCGATCCAGGAAATGGAAGCGGAAGCCGCGCAGCTCAAGCGCGAGCAGGACTATTCGTCGTCGCGCAAGCGCTTCGACGAGGCCAAGCGCTTCGAGGAGCGCATCGGCGAGAAGCAGAAGCAGCTCGACGAGGCGATGGAGGCGTGGCAGCGAAAGACCGGTTCGGAGACGCTCGAGGTGACGGTGGCCACGGTGGCCGAGGTCGTGTCTCGCCTCACCGGCATTCCGGTCGCCGAGCTCACGCAGGCGGAGCGGCAGAAGCTTCTTGCCATGGAGGCGAGGCTGCGCGAGCGGGTGGTTGGCCAGGACGATGCGGTGATCGCGGTGAGCGACGCGGTACGTCTGTCGCGCGCAGGCCTGGGCCAGACGCACAGGCCGATCGCGACCCTGCTGTTCCTGGGACCCACCGGCGTGGGCAAGACGGAGCTGGCGAAGGCCTTGGCCGAGACCGTGTTTGGCGACGAGCAGGCGATCATCCGCATCGACATGTCCGAGTACATGGAGCGCCACGCGGTAGCGCGCCTGATCGGCGCGCCGCCGGGCTACGTGGGCTACGAAGAGGGCGGCCAGCTGACCGAGCGCGTGCGGCGGCGTCCGTACAGCGTGATCCTGCTTGACGAGATCGAGAAGGCGCACGCCGACGTCTACAACGTGCTGCTGCAGGTCTTCGACGACGGTCGGCTCACCGACGGCAAAGGCCGCGTGGTCGACTTCAGCAACACGATCCTGATCGCGACCAGCAACCTCGGTGCCGCCATCATCATGGAGAACCTGGGCCGGCCCGAGGCCGCGCGCAAGCCTGACAAGGCAGTCCGCGAGGCGCTGATGGACGTGTTGAAGGGGCACTTCCGTCCCGAGTTCCTGAACCGGATCGACGAGATCATCGTGTTCAACGCGCTGGCCAAGGAGAATATCCGCGCGATCGTGCACATCCAGCTCGATCGCATCGTGCGTACCGCGGCAGCCCAAGACATCACGCTCAGCTTTGGCGAGGCGCTCGTCGACCATCTGGTCGACGTCGGCTACCAGCCCGAGTTCGGTGCACGTGAACTCAAGCGCCAGATTCGCCAGATCATCGAAACACGTCTCGCCAAGGAGATTCTCGGTGACGCGCTGAAGCCGGGCGACAGCGCCACGATCGATTACGACAAGGACAGCGGTGAGATTCGGTTCGACAAGCGCCAGGCCGAGCCCAAGGCAAAGGGTACCTCGCCCCCCGATGGAACCACGTCCAAGGAGACGGATCCGGAGCGTCGTGCCGGATCAAAGCCGAAGAAGTCGGCCGCATAG
- a CDS encoding isocitrate lyase/PEP mutase family protein, with the protein MSSHSASRRAAFRRKVDERRGLLVPGAFNALSARIIEDAGFEALYLTGAGVTNMSLGLPDMAFIGLQDIAEHTARVRDAVDLPLIVDADTGFGNALNVRHAVRTLERAGADAIQIEDQVLPKKCGHFAGKAVISTSEMIGKLHAAVDAREDSNLLIVGRTDACAGHGIEAAIERGHRFVEAGADVLFIEATESLADIQRLPALFDTPQLINVVIGGKTPTLPRDELGKLGYGIVLYANAALQGAVHGMQQALTVLRDSGRLDEDPSLVASFSERQRLVNKVRFDRLEQQYKAGEE; encoded by the coding sequence ATGTCATCTCATTCAGCCAGCCGCCGCGCGGCATTCCGCCGCAAGGTCGACGAGCGCAGGGGCCTGCTGGTGCCCGGCGCGTTCAACGCGCTAAGTGCCCGCATCATCGAGGACGCCGGCTTCGAGGCGCTGTACCTGACGGGGGCTGGCGTGACCAATATGTCGTTAGGGCTGCCCGATATGGCCTTTATCGGGCTGCAGGATATTGCCGAGCATACGGCCCGCGTGCGCGATGCCGTTGACCTGCCGCTGATCGTCGACGCGGACACGGGCTTCGGCAATGCGCTGAACGTGCGCCACGCGGTGCGCACGCTTGAGCGCGCAGGTGCCGACGCCATCCAGATCGAGGATCAGGTGCTGCCAAAGAAATGCGGCCACTTTGCCGGAAAGGCGGTCATTTCGACCAGCGAGATGATCGGCAAGCTCCACGCGGCCGTTGATGCGCGGGAAGACAGCAACCTGCTGATCGTGGGCCGCACCGACGCCTGCGCCGGGCACGGCATCGAAGCCGCGATCGAGCGCGGGCATCGTTTCGTCGAGGCCGGCGCGGATGTGCTCTTTATCGAGGCGACAGAGTCGCTCGCCGATATCCAGCGCCTGCCCGCGCTGTTCGATACGCCCCAACTGATCAATGTCGTGATCGGCGGCAAAACGCCGACCCTGCCGCGCGACGAACTCGGCAAACTGGGCTACGGCATCGTGCTGTACGCGAACGCGGCGCTGCAAGGCGCGGTCCACGGCATGCAGCAGGCATTGACCGTGCTGCGCGACAGCGGGCGGCTGGACGAGGATCCGTCGCTGGTCGCATCGTTCAGCGAACGCCAGCGACTGGTAAACAAGGTGCGGTTCGACCGCCTCGAGCAGCAATACAAGGCGGGCGAGGAATAG